One Corynebacterium efficiens YS-314 DNA segment encodes these proteins:
- a CDS encoding IS3 family transposase, giving the protein MTTTPPPTRSSFYKWRDGKPARRQRQHADEVLVAQMRDYHEEFDATIGVRRMTAEINDTAPTRVNHKRIERLMRQHQIAGVNLRKKKRTTIPDQDARVFDDLVGRDFTAEDCNQLYIGDITYLPCGKGEFMYLATVIDVCSRRLVGYSLADYMRTSLVQDAIEDAARTRGSLDGAIFHSDHGSVYTSSALQTTCRRLGIRQSMGRIGSSADNAMAESFNASLKRETLQGSGSWASPVQCRREVFRWITRYNTRRRHSGISYLSPRAFEDAASAVTVAPAA; this is encoded by the coding sequence TTGACGACTACGCCACCACCTACTCGGTCAAGCTTTTACAAGTGGCGGGACGGCAAGCCTGCCCGCAGGCAGCGCCAGCACGCCGATGAGGTGCTGGTGGCCCAGATGCGGGACTACCACGAGGAGTTCGACGCCACGATCGGAGTGCGCCGCATGACCGCCGAAATCAACGACACCGCGCCCACGCGGGTCAACCACAAACGCATCGAACGTCTCATGCGCCAGCACCAGATCGCCGGGGTGAACCTGCGCAAGAAGAAACGCACCACCATCCCGGACCAGGACGCGAGGGTCTTCGACGACCTCGTCGGCCGAGACTTCACCGCCGAGGACTGCAACCAGCTCTATATCGGCGACATCACCTACTTGCCCTGCGGGAAAGGAGAATTCATGTACCTGGCCACGGTCATCGACGTCTGTTCCAGGCGTCTGGTCGGCTACTCGCTTGCGGACTACATGCGTACCAGTCTCGTCCAGGACGCGATTGAGGACGCGGCACGCACGAGAGGCTCCCTGGACGGGGCAATATTTCACTCGGACCACGGCAGCGTCTATACCTCCTCAGCGTTGCAGACCACGTGCCGGAGGCTGGGGATCCGCCAGTCGATGGGCCGGATCGGATCGAGTGCGGATAACGCGATGGCTGAGTCGTTCAACGCCTCGCTGAAGCGGGAGACGCTGCAAGGTTCTGGTAGCTGGGCGTCGCCGGTTCAGTGTCGACGGGAGGTGTTCCGGTGGATCACGAGGTACAACACACGTCGTCGGCACTCCGGGATCAGTTACTTATCGCCGAGAGCTTTCGAAGATGCGGCCTCGGCTGTTACCGTGGCGCCTGCTGCTTGA
- the thiC gene encoding phosphomethylpyrimidine synthase ThiC: protein MTPTQNEIHPKHSYSPIRKHGLEVPETEIALDDSPSGPNEPFRIYRTRGPETDPTLGLPRLRTPWITARGDVTEYTGRERLLIDDGRSAMRRGQASAEWKGQKPAPLKALPGKRVTQMAYARAGEITREMEFVALREHVDPEFVRSEVARGRAIIPNNVNHPESEPMIIGRKFLTKINANIGNSAVTSSIEEEVSKLQWATRWGADTVMDLSTGDDIHTTREWIIRNSPVPIGTVPIYQALEKVNGVAADLSWEVFRDTVIEQCEQGVDYMTIHAGVLLAYIPLTTRRVTGIVSRGGSIMAGWCLAHHRESFLFEHFDELCEIFAQYDVAFSLGDGLRPGSLADANDAAQFAELKTIGELTQRAWEYDVQVMVEGPGHVPLNMIQENNELEQKWAADAPFYTLGPLVTDIAPGYDHITSAIGAAHIAMGGTAMLCYVTPKEHLGLPNRNDVKTGVITYKLAAHAADVAKGHPGARAWDDAMSKARFEFRWNDQFALSLDPDTAIAYHDETLPAEPAKTAHFCSMCGPKFCSMRISQDIRDMFGEQIAELGMPGVGASDSTEGMKEKSREFVAGGGEVYRE from the coding sequence ATGACGCCTACCCAAAATGAGATCCACCCGAAGCACAGCTACTCCCCCATCCGCAAGCACGGCCTTGAAGTTCCCGAGACTGAAATCGCCCTCGATGACTCGCCAAGTGGCCCCAACGAGCCTTTTCGCATCTACCGCACGCGTGGCCCAGAAACTGACCCTACGCTGGGACTTCCGCGCCTGCGCACACCTTGGATCACCGCCCGCGGCGACGTCACCGAGTACACCGGGCGCGAGCGTTTGCTTATCGACGACGGCCGCTCGGCAATGCGTCGAGGTCAAGCTTCAGCTGAGTGGAAAGGCCAAAAACCAGCGCCTTTGAAGGCGTTGCCTGGCAAGCGCGTTACCCAAATGGCCTATGCGCGAGCCGGCGAGATCACTCGGGAAATGGAGTTTGTGGCGCTGCGCGAACACGTTGATCCGGAATTTGTGCGCTCTGAAGTTGCCCGCGGACGTGCGATTATTCCCAATAATGTCAACCACCCGGAATCGGAGCCGATGATTATTGGTCGCAAATTTCTAACCAAAATCAACGCCAATATCGGCAATTCCGCCGTCACCTCTTCCATCGAGGAGGAGGTATCCAAGCTGCAATGGGCCACACGTTGGGGTGCCGATACCGTGATGGATCTGTCTACCGGCGATGACATTCACACCACTCGCGAATGGATTATCCGCAACTCCCCGGTTCCCATCGGCACCGTCCCGATCTACCAAGCGCTGGAAAAAGTAAATGGCGTAGCCGCCGACCTCAGCTGGGAAGTATTCCGCGATACCGTCATTGAGCAATGCGAACAAGGTGTGGACTATATGACCATCCACGCCGGCGTACTGCTGGCCTATATCCCGCTAACCACGCGCCGGGTAACCGGCATTGTCTCCCGTGGCGGTTCCATCATGGCCGGGTGGTGCCTAGCGCACCACCGCGAGTCATTCCTCTTTGAGCATTTCGACGAGCTGTGCGAGATCTTTGCACAATATGATGTGGCCTTCTCACTCGGCGATGGCCTGCGCCCCGGATCACTCGCCGACGCCAATGACGCCGCTCAATTTGCTGAACTAAAGACCATCGGTGAGTTAACCCAGCGCGCTTGGGAATATGACGTGCAGGTGATGGTTGAAGGCCCCGGCCACGTTCCACTGAACATGATTCAAGAAAACAACGAGCTGGAACAAAAGTGGGCTGCTGACGCTCCTTTTTACACTCTTGGACCCTTAGTTACCGACATTGCACCAGGCTATGACCACATCACCTCCGCCATCGGTGCAGCTCACATCGCCATGGGTGGAACCGCCATGCTCTGTTATGTCACCCCGAAGGAACACCTGGGCCTACCCAACCGTAACGACGTAAAAACCGGCGTCATCACCTACAAGCTCGCAGCCCACGCTGCTGACGTTGCCAAAGGCCACCCTGGCGCGCGAGCTTGGGACGATGCTATGAGCAAGGCACGTTTTGAATTCCGCTGGAATGATCAATTTGCGCTTTCCCTCGACCCCGACACCGCCATCGCTTATCACGATGAAACCCTGCCGGCAGAACCCGCGAAGACAGCGCACTTCTGTTCCATGTGTGGCCCAAAGTTCTGCTCCATGCGCATTAGCCAGGACATTCGCGATATGTTTGGCGAGCAAATCGCTGAATTGGGGATGCCTGGGGTTGGGGCTTCTGATTCCACGGAAGGCATGAAAGAAAAGTCCCGGGAATTTGTTGCCGGTGGTGGCGAGGTTTATCGGGAGTGA
- a CDS encoding IS110 family transposase yields the protein MTITGIPLPSIPVAGVDTHTDTHTVAAVAATGQHLATATFPATTSGYAQLALFLHTHGVDTVGVEGTNSYGAGLTRHLVDAGYAVVEVLRPSRAVRRRNGKSDPVDALAAARQVLTGEALSIPKDSTGPVESLRTLYITRKQLVATTVRIMNTIKSLLITAPDDIRARYSSMTNHAMVLALSRCRPQADDHAPAHAVASSLKILAATYLQVRERCDDLEARISALVSSINPYISNMVGSGPLIAAELIVSIGENPERIPSEAALAQLCGVAPLPASSGRTTRHRLNRGGDRRANSALYRIAVVRMGCDQRTKDYVAKRTAEGLSKKEIIRCLKRAIVREVYRVLCAQSSRPEPRDLRRPDLKQRRQAQHLTQAEVAGRLGCAPARISDIETGKRPLTELAAAYENLLQSA from the coding sequence ATGACAATCACAGGTATCCCCCTCCCGTCCATCCCTGTCGCCGGTGTCGACACACATACTGACACCCACACCGTCGCTGCCGTCGCCGCTACGGGCCAGCATCTGGCCACCGCAACTTTTCCGGCTACCACCTCGGGCTATGCACAGCTGGCGCTGTTTCTGCACACCCATGGTGTCGATACCGTGGGAGTGGAAGGAACCAACTCCTACGGGGCAGGATTAACGCGACATCTCGTCGACGCCGGCTATGCGGTCGTCGAGGTGCTGCGCCCCAGTCGCGCGGTTCGTCGGCGCAACGGCAAATCAGACCCAGTCGATGCCCTGGCTGCCGCTCGGCAAGTCCTCACCGGGGAAGCGTTGAGTATCCCGAAAGATTCGACAGGGCCAGTGGAATCATTAAGGACGCTCTACATCACCCGGAAACAGCTCGTGGCAACGACCGTGAGAATCATGAATACGATCAAGTCGTTGCTGATCACCGCCCCCGATGACATCAGGGCCCGCTACAGCAGCATGACCAATCACGCCATGGTCCTTGCCCTGTCTCGTTGCCGGCCGCAAGCTGACGATCACGCCCCGGCGCATGCCGTTGCCTCCAGCCTGAAGATTCTGGCCGCCACCTATCTTCAGGTGCGTGAGCGATGCGATGACCTGGAAGCCCGGATCAGTGCTCTTGTCTCAAGCATCAACCCGTATATCAGCAACATGGTTGGCAGCGGCCCGCTGATCGCCGCTGAACTGATCGTCAGCATCGGTGAGAATCCGGAGCGTATCCCGTCCGAAGCGGCCCTGGCACAGCTATGTGGGGTAGCGCCACTGCCGGCGAGTTCCGGGCGAACCACCCGCCACAGGCTCAACCGTGGCGGGGATCGGCGGGCAAATTCAGCTCTGTACCGAATCGCGGTAGTTCGCATGGGATGTGACCAACGAACCAAAGACTACGTGGCTAAACGCACTGCGGAAGGACTGTCGAAGAAGGAGATCATTCGCTGTCTCAAGCGGGCCATTGTGCGCGAGGTGTACCGCGTGCTGTGCGCACAGTCCAGCCGGCCTGAGCCCAGGGATCTGCGTCGCCCAGACTTAAAGCAACGTCGTCAGGCCCAGCACCTGACTCAGGCAGAGGTTGCGGGCCGTCTTGGGTGCGCTCCTGCCAGGATCAGCGATATTGAAACGGGAAAACGCCCTTTGACGGAATTAGCCGCTGCCTACGAAAATCTTCTCCAAAGCGCTTGA
- a CDS encoding Wadjet anti-phage system protein JetD domain-containing protein has product MRFPDDVSQRAGVHFRSRLPKLLTDDAYAWSLPLQPPTAATASRDFDTVQEFIRTWQAWRGPGSITVEEKHWHRVGLGVQPVPTRISTSTSAELAELAGTTGVFSELQHKLALLGVEHTERAVEVVPLWRDLPVEECTWVPRVVDWFRQHPGSGLRPRAVAVAGVHGKWLERNARLVRHLLGVEDLGLVTGDHLVRLRILDPSLGTGVTDISTPVAEAATMWPTAGPRIALIVENKETFLSLSTAWPGTVAVWGAGYAVGSLDRLPWLHRCDRLVYWGDLDAEGFAILHRLRSSFATVESVMMSPADVNRWAHLGVPDPGDPTTVLPLLTPSESDARRALLTEGKIRIEQERIPWDTAHRTLDEVLGLTD; this is encoded by the coding sequence ATGCGGTTTCCTGATGACGTCTCGCAGCGCGCCGGGGTCCATTTTCGTTCCCGTCTGCCGAAGTTGCTCACCGACGATGCCTACGCCTGGTCTCTGCCCCTGCAGCCACCAACCGCCGCCACCGCCTCCCGTGACTTCGACACCGTTCAGGAGTTCATCCGTACCTGGCAGGCCTGGCGCGGCCCGGGAAGCATCACCGTGGAGGAGAAGCACTGGCACCGTGTGGGCCTGGGTGTCCAGCCCGTGCCGACACGCATCAGCACCTCAACATCCGCGGAGCTTGCCGAGCTCGCAGGGACAACCGGAGTCTTCTCGGAACTGCAGCACAAGCTCGCGCTGCTCGGCGTTGAGCACACCGAGCGCGCCGTGGAGGTGGTGCCCTTGTGGAGGGACCTTCCGGTGGAGGAATGCACCTGGGTGCCCCGAGTCGTGGACTGGTTCCGGCAGCACCCCGGGTCCGGCCTCCGACCCCGCGCCGTGGCCGTCGCCGGGGTGCATGGCAAATGGTTGGAACGTAATGCGCGTCTGGTGCGTCACCTGCTCGGTGTGGAGGACCTGGGCCTGGTCACCGGTGATCATCTCGTCCGCCTGAGGATCCTCGACCCCTCGCTGGGAACCGGGGTGACCGATATCAGCACCCCGGTCGCCGAGGCCGCCACGATGTGGCCCACGGCTGGACCACGGATCGCGCTGATCGTGGAGAACAAGGAGACCTTCCTGAGCCTGAGCACCGCCTGGCCGGGGACCGTGGCTGTGTGGGGTGCCGGTTACGCGGTGGGTTCCCTGGACCGGCTCCCCTGGCTGCACCGGTGCGACAGACTCGTGTACTGGGGTGACCTCGACGCCGAGGGATTCGCCATCCTCCACCGGCTGCGCAGCAGCTTCGCGACGGTGGAATCGGTGATGATGTCACCAGCCGACGTCAACCGCTGGGCCCACCTCGGTGTCCCCGACCCGGGTGATCCCACCACCGTTCTGCCGCTTCTCACCCCATCGGAGTCCGATGCCCGGCGGGCCCTGCTCACAGAGGGGAAGATCCGGATCGAACAGGAACGCATCCCCTGGGATACCGCGCACAGGACCCTCGACGAGGTGCTCGGCCTGACTGACTGA
- a CDS encoding ATP-binding protein, translating into MSPIYPGQFRLSRIQLINWGTFSGYVDMPIARRGHLITGGSGSGKSTLLDAMAAILVPPVKVRFNEAAQQGLSREQGRTLASYIRGAWRRREDAETGGIASTFLRGKATYTVVGLTYDDAAGTVYTLVGLFYLRAGDTANAQVQKFYGTVPTDMDVREFEPYLKVGVDKRKIKSAFPEARFSDQYRVFADYFRPRLGMHTEEAQLLLHRTQSAKSLSSLDQLFRDYMLEPPTTFDMADEAVQQFDDLRQAYRRVIDVRAQIDILEPLVGLRDHRDAAQTRREHAAKMKQAFPTVRDTLHLENNRDRLAELATRRTAVDARVAQLREALDQAQQRVTSDTAALQSRGDGRLNVIEEQEARIRERRERRSADRARVQKAVQAVGGTMPTDAEKYAQLLVHAQEITSNSPDRIRRWEAEKLSDEVDRRDLKNKREELAAELSSLGQRSSNIDRRYILVREALAEALQVTEQELPFAGELIDVHQDHLRWEPVIQQLLGSFATTLLVPERLAHTINSYVNRTSLGICLIYRVIPAHVVVSRGSSSPRALSNKLQFPDAPMSTWVRNEVLRDHDYECVDTERELEELGTHQQGVTLNGLVRQRTYRDGSVGYIKDDRRRLGDRSSYRLGSSNDEKIELLRDALATLDAQITAAGNRITEKRRLITSERTLIDHARDIAQFTFDQIDVSVDDAHLSSLAQQRAEILSSPELAQLQQHVTESQQRYAEVDSAFRIADREAGQLATEIDTTTRDIARLESELAGRAHVDESLSRELSARIDVETRRVTQGNIDRITDTIVGELDATIASCETAITQANSGITRILARYIAEWPAEKAELQADPGFAGEAINRLMFLRRDRLGDFEGRFLDLMNESSVKNLGALSTSLRRARGDIETRLHPVNESLGRSEFNPGRWLRVEVRDNRNTDAQKFMDDLRMATDGAMAATRDRDIAEAEKRYQVLSVILDRLGSENADDQRWCRLVLDTRLHVRFIASEVDADGAVVNTYVDSASLSGGQAQKLVFFCLAAALRFRLAEADEDHPRYATVVLDEAFDRADPAFTRTAMNIFTEFGFHMVLATPLKLIQTLSPYVDGTVVISYSEGIDDNGNDVARSGWAHIDSSEEVTDAVS; encoded by the coding sequence ATGAGTCCCATCTACCCCGGCCAATTCCGGCTCTCCCGTATCCAACTGATCAACTGGGGTACCTTCTCGGGTTACGTCGACATGCCCATTGCGAGGCGGGGACACCTCATCACCGGTGGTTCGGGGTCGGGTAAATCCACGCTTCTCGACGCCATGGCCGCCATCCTCGTCCCGCCCGTCAAGGTGCGCTTCAACGAGGCGGCACAACAGGGGCTCAGCCGCGAACAGGGACGAACCCTGGCGTCATATATCAGGGGTGCGTGGCGACGCCGTGAAGACGCCGAGACCGGTGGCATCGCATCCACCTTCCTGCGTGGCAAAGCCACCTACACCGTCGTCGGACTCACCTACGACGATGCCGCGGGCACGGTCTATACGCTGGTCGGACTGTTCTATCTCCGCGCCGGCGACACCGCCAACGCCCAGGTACAGAAGTTCTACGGCACCGTGCCCACGGACATGGACGTGCGGGAATTCGAGCCTTACCTGAAGGTCGGCGTCGACAAGCGCAAGATCAAGAGCGCCTTCCCCGAGGCCCGTTTCAGCGACCAGTACCGCGTTTTTGCCGACTATTTCCGGCCACGCCTGGGCATGCACACCGAAGAGGCCCAGCTGCTGCTGCACCGAACGCAGTCGGCGAAGTCCCTGTCCAGCCTCGATCAGCTCTTCCGCGACTACATGCTTGAACCACCGACGACCTTCGACATGGCCGACGAGGCGGTCCAACAGTTCGACGACCTGCGCCAGGCCTATCGACGCGTCATCGACGTCCGTGCCCAGATCGACATCCTGGAACCCCTCGTGGGGCTTCGTGATCACCGGGACGCTGCCCAGACCCGCAGGGAACACGCCGCAAAGATGAAGCAGGCCTTCCCCACCGTGCGCGACACCCTGCACCTGGAAAACAACCGTGATCGTCTGGCGGAACTGGCCACCAGACGCACCGCTGTGGACGCCCGCGTGGCGCAACTGAGGGAGGCACTCGACCAGGCGCAGCAGAGAGTGACATCGGACACGGCGGCACTCCAGTCGCGGGGTGATGGACGCCTGAATGTCATTGAGGAACAGGAGGCGAGAATCAGGGAACGACGGGAACGTCGGTCAGCGGATCGAGCCAGGGTCCAGAAGGCTGTCCAGGCCGTCGGTGGCACCATGCCCACCGACGCGGAGAAATACGCCCAGCTTCTCGTCCACGCCCAGGAGATCACCTCGAATTCCCCTGACCGGATCAGGAGGTGGGAAGCCGAGAAGCTCAGCGATGAAGTGGACCGCCGCGACCTGAAAAACAAGCGCGAGGAGCTTGCCGCCGAGCTGAGTTCCCTGGGGCAACGCAGCAGCAACATCGACCGTCGCTACATCCTCGTGCGTGAGGCTCTCGCCGAGGCATTACAGGTCACCGAACAGGAACTGCCCTTCGCCGGTGAGCTCATCGACGTCCACCAGGATCACCTCCGTTGGGAACCCGTCATCCAGCAGCTCCTGGGGTCCTTTGCCACCACCCTTCTGGTCCCGGAGCGGCTAGCCCACACCATTAATTCCTACGTGAACCGGACCAGTCTCGGAATCTGCCTGATCTACCGCGTCATCCCCGCCCATGTTGTTGTCTCCCGGGGGTCGTCGAGTCCCAGGGCCCTGAGCAACAAACTCCAATTCCCTGATGCGCCGATGTCGACCTGGGTGCGCAATGAAGTACTGCGCGATCATGACTACGAGTGCGTAGACACTGAACGTGAACTGGAGGAACTCGGCACCCATCAGCAGGGTGTGACCCTCAACGGACTGGTGCGACAACGCACCTACAGGGATGGCTCGGTCGGTTATATCAAGGACGACCGCCGTCGGCTGGGTGATCGTTCCTCCTACCGCCTCGGTTCCTCCAATGACGAGAAGATCGAGCTGCTACGCGACGCCCTCGCCACGCTGGATGCACAGATCACCGCCGCCGGGAACCGGATCACGGAGAAACGGCGTTTAATCACCAGTGAACGGACACTGATCGATCACGCCAGAGACATCGCCCAGTTCACCTTTGACCAGATCGATGTCAGCGTGGATGATGCCCACCTCAGCTCCCTGGCCCAGCAGCGTGCCGAGATCCTGTCCTCGCCGGAACTCGCGCAACTCCAGCAGCACGTCACCGAATCTCAGCAGCGCTACGCCGAGGTTGATTCCGCCTTCCGGATCGCTGACCGGGAGGCCGGGCAGCTGGCCACGGAGATCGACACCACGACCCGGGACATTGCGCGCCTGGAATCTGAGTTGGCTGGCCGCGCACACGTCGACGAGTCCCTCTCCCGGGAGCTGAGCGCACGCATTGATGTGGAGACGCGCCGCGTTACCCAGGGCAATATCGACAGGATCACCGACACGATCGTCGGTGAACTCGATGCCACGATCGCCTCCTGCGAAACGGCCATCACTCAGGCGAACTCCGGAATCACCCGGATCCTGGCGCGGTATATTGCCGAATGGCCCGCCGAGAAGGCCGAGCTCCAGGCTGATCCCGGTTTCGCAGGTGAGGCCATCAACCGCCTGATGTTCCTGCGCCGTGATCGGCTGGGGGATTTCGAGGGCCGTTTCCTCGACCTGATGAACGAGAGCTCGGTGAAGAACCTCGGCGCATTATCGACCTCTCTGCGCCGCGCCCGCGGGGACATTGAAACCCGCCTGCACCCGGTCAACGAGTCGTTGGGGCGTTCCGAGTTCAACCCTGGCCGGTGGTTGCGCGTCGAGGTCAGGGACAACCGGAACACCGATGCCCAGAAATTCATGGACGACCTCAGGATGGCGACCGATGGTGCGATGGCTGCCACCCGCGACCGGGACATCGCCGAGGCGGAGAAACGCTATCAGGTGCTGTCGGTCATCCTCGACCGTCTCGGCAGTGAGAACGCGGATGATCAACGTTGGTGTCGACTGGTGCTGGACACCCGGTTGCATGTCCGCTTCATCGCCTCCGAGGTCGACGCTGACGGTGCCGTGGTCAACACCTACGTGGATTCGGCATCACTGTCCGGTGGACAGGCCCAGAAGCTGGTGTTCTTCTGTCTCGCGGCGGCGCTGCGCTTCCGTCTAGCAGAGGCCGATGAGGACCACCCGCGCTACGCCACCGTGGTTCTGGATGAGGCCTTCGACCGGGCGGACCCGGCCTTCACCCGAACCGCCATGAACATCTTCACCGAATTCGGTTTCCACATGGTGCTGGCCACACCGTTGAAACTCATCCAGACGCTCTCCCCCTATGTCGACGGCACCGTTGTCATCAGCTACTCCGAGGGCATCGATGACAACGGCAACGACGTGGCCAGATCCGGATGGGCTCACATCGACTCTTCCGAGGAGGTGACGGATGCGGTTTCCTGA
- a CDS encoding DUF4194 domain-containing protein, producing the protein MSTIDPLWTGDTGTLSLDSRRALVQLLKGPLMRKTRHPELWSAVITDTQALRSRLADVFLDLIIDEDAGIAFTRMASPDNDLKIPAVLRVDRLKHVDTLILLHLRNELGLSAPGERVIVDVEELRDQVRSYQRADDLDDAAYARRFNAAITRIRNTYNLLDETETTGRYEVSPVLRHIFDVDTVTALRDEYARYAAGTAAGTKEQK; encoded by the coding sequence ATGTCCACCATTGATCCCCTATGGACCGGGGACACCGGCACCCTGAGCCTCGACTCGCGTCGCGCTCTGGTTCAGCTTCTCAAGGGCCCGTTGATGCGCAAGACCAGGCATCCGGAGCTGTGGTCAGCGGTGATCACTGACACCCAGGCCCTGCGCAGTCGCCTCGCGGATGTGTTCCTCGACCTCATCATTGACGAGGACGCCGGCATCGCCTTCACCCGGATGGCCTCCCCGGACAACGACCTGAAAATCCCCGCGGTGCTGCGCGTCGACCGGCTGAAACACGTCGACACGCTGATCCTCCTGCACCTGCGCAATGAACTGGGCCTGAGCGCCCCGGGCGAGCGGGTGATCGTGGATGTCGAGGAGCTGCGCGACCAGGTTCGTTCCTACCAGCGTGCGGATGACCTGGATGATGCCGCCTATGCCAGGCGTTTCAACGCCGCGATCACCCGGATCCGCAACACCTACAACCTGCTCGACGAGACAGAAACCACCGGCCGGTATGAAGTCTCCCCCGTGCTGCGTCACATCTTCGACGTTGACACCGTGACCGCCCTCCGGGATGAATATGCGCGCTACGCTGCCGGTACAGCCGCCGGTACAAAGGAGCAGAAATGA
- a CDS encoding DUF3375 domain-containing protein, with translation MSSIAQALSFQRILTDSPAVRLLAAKNAPFVMATVSVHFGGAPAPRPASEVYELMAADLTVLRQRGMDLPKTPAEYCTDWVRSGWLVRRAGSQRTGELLEPAEDALSALQAVQRWEKPRSAVTASRLESISEALRGLARDTDPDISSRLQRLQIERDRLDREIERVSQGDFELPSVERVSERLEDILTSASSVPADFARVRHEFEVLNRTLRRQLLDPDATRGDVLDDIFTGVDVISDSEAGRSFNGFYSIITDPERSAYIDAWIDQILASEPARHLDQDSRMSLRSLIRDMEEAGAEVNSVMTGLARSLRHYVASEQFAEDRKMIELIRETRALAADAVEESELNAIHAMETPLQRIGMSIQSVSSIELANPGEEVVEGETIVNAAQPLDVGELLATVRQSEIDLEELIDSVRDTVTAEAGRATISQVLARHPATQGLGSIVGLLHLGLQHGLPGGHTGHVTWDEDGITRHAIIDQYAFDTTSLEEM, from the coding sequence ATGAGCTCAATCGCCCAGGCGTTGTCTTTTCAACGGATCTTGACGGATTCTCCCGCCGTCCGTCTCCTCGCCGCCAAGAATGCACCCTTCGTCATGGCCACGGTGTCTGTTCATTTCGGAGGTGCTCCGGCTCCACGTCCGGCTTCCGAGGTGTATGAGTTGATGGCGGCAGATCTGACCGTGCTGCGCCAGCGCGGGATGGATCTGCCGAAGACCCCGGCGGAGTACTGCACTGACTGGGTTCGGAGTGGATGGCTGGTACGCAGGGCTGGAAGCCAGCGGACCGGCGAATTGCTGGAGCCCGCCGAGGATGCGTTGAGCGCCCTCCAGGCGGTACAGCGCTGGGAGAAACCACGTTCGGCAGTTACCGCATCCCGGTTGGAATCAATCTCGGAAGCGTTGCGTGGCCTGGCACGTGATACTGACCCGGACATCTCCTCGCGTCTGCAACGCCTCCAGATCGAACGTGACCGTCTGGATCGGGAGATCGAACGGGTCTCGCAGGGTGATTTCGAATTGCCATCCGTGGAGCGGGTGTCCGAACGGCTGGAGGATATCCTGACCTCGGCGTCATCAGTGCCCGCAGACTTCGCCCGGGTCCGGCATGAGTTTGAGGTACTCAACCGCACCCTGCGTCGGCAGTTACTGGATCCCGATGCCACGCGCGGTGACGTACTGGATGATATTTTCACGGGGGTGGATGTCATCAGCGATTCCGAAGCCGGTCGCAGTTTCAATGGTTTCTATTCCATCATCACCGACCCCGAACGCAGCGCCTATATCGACGCCTGGATAGATCAGATTCTGGCCAGCGAACCCGCCCGCCATCTTGACCAGGACAGCCGGATGTCTCTGCGCAGTCTCATCCGGGACATGGAGGAGGCCGGGGCGGAGGTGAACTCGGTGATGACGGGTCTGGCCCGCTCACTGCGACACTATGTGGCCAGTGAACAGTTCGCGGAGGATCGGAAGATGATCGAATTGATCCGTGAGACCCGCGCCCTGGCCGCGGATGCGGTCGAAGAGTCGGAACTGAATGCCATTCACGCGATGGAGACTCCACTGCAGCGTATCGGCATGAGCATCCAGTCCGTCAGTTCCATCGAACTGGCCAACCCCGGCGAGGAGGTAGTCGAAGGTGAGACCATCGTCAATGCGGCGCAGCCGCTCGACGTCGGGGAGTTACTGGCCACGGTCCGCCAATCGGAAATCGACCTCGAGGAGCTGATCGACTCGGTCCGCGACACCGTGACGGCGGAAGCGGGGCGGGCGACAATCAGCCAGGTGCTGGCCAGACACCCGGCGACCCAGGGGCTGGGCAGCATCGTCGGCTTACTCCACCTGGGGCTCCAACACGGTCTACCCGGCGGCCACACCGGGCACGTCACCTGGGACGAGGACGGAATCACCCGCCACGCCATCATCGACCAGTATGCCTTCGATACCACCAGCCTGGAGGAGATGTAG